One stretch of Pigmentiphaga aceris DNA includes these proteins:
- the pruA gene encoding L-glutamate gamma-semialdehyde dehydrogenase: protein MNATPNFSRPDNEVELRYEAGSAEWAALQPFLKSTEVVEVPAFINGKKIFSNDTFEIRAPHDQSRLLARVHRPSVEQIKESIAGNLAAARDWAELPFADRAAIMHRAAAIIADRDRHRINAATMLGQSKTIEEAEPDSACELIDFLRFNTTNAQRIYNDQPPSTRHAQNRADWRPLEGFIYGVSPFNFTAIGTGISCTPAIMGNVVLWKPSDKSALSNWIFYEALLEAGLPPGVINFVPGEAVATTDAVFSSRDFAGLHFTGSSSVFRSMWARAAGGIENYRTFPRLVGETGGKDFVLAHPSANADEVAVALVRGAFGYGGQKCSAASRTYIPKSLWPAVRERMQSILGSLKVGDVAERDTYLGAVIDRASWTRLSARIDEAKNDSGVKIVAGGKYWDEPGFFIEPTVIEVSDPLHALMRDELFGPILAVYVYEDAKWSETLPLIDSTTAYALTGSIFSTDRAALLEAQRVLINAVGNLYINDKPTGAVVGQHPFGGGRASGTNDKAGSYMNLLRWTSARVVKETYAPARGF from the coding sequence ATGAACGCAACGCCGAATTTCTCGCGCCCCGATAACGAAGTCGAACTGCGCTACGAAGCCGGTTCGGCCGAATGGGCTGCGCTGCAGCCGTTCTTGAAGTCGACTGAGGTCGTCGAAGTCCCCGCCTTCATCAACGGCAAGAAAATCTTCTCGAACGACACCTTCGAGATCCGTGCGCCGCACGACCAGTCGCGCCTGCTGGCCCGCGTGCACCGCCCCTCGGTCGAGCAGATCAAGGAATCCATCGCCGGCAACCTCGCCGCCGCGCGCGACTGGGCCGAGCTGCCCTTCGCCGACCGCGCCGCGATCATGCACCGCGCCGCCGCAATCATTGCCGACCGCGATCGCCATCGCATCAACGCCGCGACCATGCTCGGCCAGAGCAAGACCATCGAAGAAGCCGAACCCGACAGCGCCTGCGAACTGATCGACTTCCTGCGCTTCAACACCACCAACGCCCAGCGCATCTACAACGACCAGCCGCCCTCGACCCGCCACGCGCAGAACCGCGCCGACTGGCGCCCGCTGGAAGGCTTCATCTACGGCGTGTCGCCGTTCAACTTCACCGCCATCGGCACCGGCATCTCGTGCACGCCCGCCATCATGGGCAACGTGGTGCTGTGGAAGCCCTCCGACAAGTCGGCCCTGTCCAACTGGATCTTCTACGAAGCCCTGCTGGAAGCCGGCCTGCCCCCGGGCGTCATCAACTTCGTGCCGGGTGAAGCCGTCGCAACCACCGACGCCGTGTTCTCCTCGCGCGACTTCGCCGGCCTGCACTTCACCGGTTCCTCGTCGGTCTTCCGTTCGATGTGGGCCCGCGCCGCTGGCGGCATCGAGAACTACCGCACCTTCCCGCGCCTGGTTGGTGAAACCGGCGGCAAGGACTTCGTGCTCGCCCACCCCTCGGCCAACGCCGACGAAGTGGCAGTCGCGCTGGTGCGCGGCGCCTTCGGCTACGGCGGCCAGAAGTGCAGCGCCGCCTCGCGTACGTATATCCCCAAGAGCCTGTGGCCGGCCGTGCGCGAACGCATGCAAAGCATCCTCGGCTCGCTGAAGGTCGGTGACGTCGCAGAGCGCGACACCTACCTCGGCGCCGTGATCGACCGCGCCTCGTGGACCCGCCTGTCGGCCCGCATCGACGAAGCCAAGAACGACAGCGGCGTGAAGATCGTCGCCGGCGGCAAGTATTGGGACGAGCCGGGCTTCTTCATCGAGCCGACCGTGATCGAAGTGTCGGACCCGCTGCACGCGCTGATGCGTGACGAGCTGTTCGGACCGATCCTGGCGGTGTACGTGTACGAAGACGCCAAGTGGAGCGAAACGCTGCCGCTGATCGACTCGACCACCGCGTATGCACTGACCGGCTCGATCTTCTCGACCGATCGCGCGGCGCTGCTGGAAGCACAACGTGTGCTGATCAATGCCGTGGGCAATCTGTACATCAACGACAAGCCCACCGGCGCAGTCGTCGGCCAGCATCCGTTTGGCGGCGGCCGCGCCAGCGGCACGAACGACAAGGCTGGTTCGTATATGAATCTGCTGCGTTGGACGTCGGCGAGAGTGGTTAAGGAGACTTACGCGCCGGCGCGGGGGTTCTAA
- a CDS encoding LysR family transcriptional regulator, whose translation MPKASPTTLAARESYPDWSLLTTWVAVVDSKSVSAAATLLGISQAAVSQRIKLLEASLETSLLDRSTRPAKPTTAGERLFEHATQLLQRADEMVEGVRNLSRAKRHIVRFGCVDSFAATIGPTLIRGLSGASRQIRLWSGLTPVLDSLLENRQLDIAVTTSSVSSRPGIKRQTIFTEPYLLVLPKDFDLSGCRSFGDIARRLQFIRYSSRSVIGQDVDRYLEGLGEFFERSYEFDATDPLLSLVSEGLGFALTTPLCIWQSRHLIPTLQVLPVSRLRAAGDPYPVLTRTFYMAYRENEMGKLPGEARDVMLMAWEKMVARQMGPAMGLASSDMWVELS comes from the coding sequence ATGCCCAAAGCAAGTCCCACGACCCTGGCCGCCCGGGAGAGCTATCCCGACTGGAGCCTGCTCACCACCTGGGTGGCCGTGGTCGATTCCAAGTCCGTCTCCGCTGCCGCCACGCTGCTGGGTATCTCCCAAGCAGCCGTGTCGCAGCGCATCAAGCTGCTTGAAGCCTCGCTGGAAACCAGCCTTCTAGATCGCAGCACCCGCCCCGCCAAACCCACGACCGCCGGAGAACGGCTGTTCGAACACGCCACGCAGTTGTTGCAGCGGGCGGATGAGATGGTTGAAGGGGTGCGGAATTTGAGCCGTGCAAAGCGGCATATTGTTCGGTTCGGGTGCGTGGATTCGTTTGCGGCGACGATTGGGCCGACGTTGATTCGTGGGTTGTCAGGGGCTTCGCGGCAGATTCGGTTGTGGTCGGGGCTGACGCCAGTGCTGGACTCGCTGCTTGAGAATCGGCAGTTGGATATTGCGGTGACGACTAGTTCGGTTAGTAGTCGGCCTGGGATTAAGCGGCAGACTATCTTTACTGAACCCTACCTGTTGGTGCTGCCCAAGGATTTCGACCTGTCGGGCTGCCGCAGCTTTGGGGACATTGCTCGGCGGTTGCAGTTCATTCGCTATAGCTCGCGCTCTGTCATCGGTCAGGATGTAGACCGGTATCTGGAGGGATTGGGGGAGTTCTTCGAGCGCAGTTATGAGTTCGATGCGACCGATCCGTTGCTGAGTCTGGTGTCTGAAGGGCTTGGCTTTGCACTGACTACGCCGCTGTGCATCTGGCAGTCGCGGCATCTGATTCCCACGTTGCAGGTGTTGCCCGTGTCACGACTACGTGCTGCGGGCGACCCGTATCCGGTCCTGACGCGCACTTTCTATATGGCCTACCGCGAGAATGAAATGGGGAAGTTGCCTGGAGAGGCACGAGATGTAATGTTGATGGCGTGGGAAAAAATGGTGGCGCGGCAAATGGGGCCTGCGATGGGACTAGCTTCCAGTGATATGTGGGTAGAACTAAGTTGA
- a CDS encoding alpha-hydroxy acid oxidase, whose product MRASVVDYRDAARAYLPRFAWGYLEGGAEDWRSMQRNRDAYAALSFLPRVLIDVSAVDTVVNVAGSSLAFPAIVGPTGLNGLYRHRAEETLARAATAAGLPFVLSTASNSLMEDVRNAAPTGDLWLQLYVQQDRRIAESMMARAQACGMHTLLLTVDTPVTGKRDHYARTGFTLPLKWTPRLLWDVISHPRWLMAVGRHGVPQLANLARSAGVSENIEAQAAAMSRQMDTRLAWSDLAWVRKHWKGRVLVKGVQRVADAELAKQHGADGVVLSNHGGRQLDGALSPLEILAQTVDSVGHKHFDVIIDGGVRRGSDIAKAVSLGASAVLLGRAPLYGLAADGESGPADVLTILRAEFDTCLRLLGCPRAAELDASYLAPLTGAGPFCGPFGSASTPPSTAL is encoded by the coding sequence ATGCGTGCCAGCGTAGTGGACTACCGAGATGCGGCGCGTGCTTACTTGCCGCGCTTTGCCTGGGGCTACCTGGAAGGGGGCGCGGAAGACTGGCGCAGCATGCAGCGCAACCGCGACGCGTATGCGGCGCTGAGCTTCCTGCCACGCGTATTGATCGACGTAAGCGCGGTCGACACCGTCGTCAACGTGGCCGGGTCATCCCTGGCATTCCCCGCCATCGTCGGTCCCACCGGCCTGAACGGCCTGTACCGCCACCGCGCCGAAGAAACCCTGGCCCGCGCCGCCACTGCCGCCGGCTTGCCCTTCGTGTTGTCCACCGCGTCCAATTCCCTGATGGAAGACGTGCGCAACGCCGCGCCCACTGGCGACCTGTGGCTGCAACTCTACGTGCAGCAAGACCGCCGCATCGCCGAAAGCATGATGGCGCGTGCGCAAGCCTGCGGCATGCACACCTTGCTGCTGACCGTGGACACCCCCGTCACCGGCAAACGCGACCACTACGCCCGCACCGGTTTCACCCTGCCGTTGAAGTGGACGCCCCGCCTGCTGTGGGACGTGATTTCGCACCCGCGCTGGCTGATGGCCGTGGGCCGCCACGGTGTGCCGCAGTTGGCCAACCTGGCGCGCAGCGCAGGCGTATCTGAAAACATCGAAGCCCAGGCCGCCGCCATGAGCCGGCAAATGGACACCCGCCTGGCCTGGAGCGACTTGGCCTGGGTACGCAAGCACTGGAAGGGGCGCGTGCTGGTCAAAGGCGTGCAGCGCGTCGCCGATGCTGAACTGGCCAAACAGCACGGTGCCGATGGCGTGGTCCTATCCAATCACGGCGGAAGGCAATTGGACGGTGCACTCAGCCCGTTGGAAATCCTGGCGCAAACCGTTGATTCCGTCGGGCACAAACACTTCGACGTCATCATCGACGGGGGCGTGCGCCGGGGCAGCGACATCGCCAAGGCCGTGTCGCTGGGCGCATCCGCCGTACTGCTGGGCCGTGCGCCCCTGTACGGCCTGGCGGCCGACGGTGAATCCGGGCCGGCCGACGTGCTGACGATTCTGCGTGCAGAATTCGACACCTGCCTGCGCCTGCTGGGATGCCCGCGTGCAGCAGAACTCGATGCGAGTTATCTTGCACCGCTGACAGGTGCCGGGCCGTTTTGTGGGCCGTTTGGCAGTGCATCCACACCGCCATCCACTGCGCTGTAA
- a CDS encoding FAD-binding oxidoreductase → MKQQQEVVAAMRGLVGDTDVVDTAADMQAYVADWWGRNAGVAACVVFPRSTEAVSKVLAWCNEHDVSVFPQGGNTSVCGGAIPDQQGCSIVLNLLRMNRIRDINPRDNAMTVDGGCVLGVIHEAALSVERIFPLSLGAEGSCQIGGNLSTNAGGTNVLRYGNTRDLVLGVEVVLPDGTIWNGLRTLRKNNSGYDMKHLFMGAEGTLGVITGASLKLFPKPRTVVTALLGLATVEAAVDEGLRLQGAFPGTLDGLEIISRSEMEIVLAHAHGTRDPLAQPANWYVLVELATPQANDDTLSEKLMTVLTPSLESGAIEDAIVASSEKQRQDIWKIRHAVTECNRHEGMGLSHDIAVPIHRIPDFIAQAEATVKREFPIARQVVVGHMGDGNLHYITMIPHDVWAGIEDKPAYARRVAHALYDIAASMGGTFSAEHGIGSAHVAEMSKYKDPVELAMMRQVKGLFDPKGIMNPGRVLPAA, encoded by the coding sequence ATGAAGCAGCAACAGGAAGTGGTCGCCGCGATGCGCGGCCTGGTGGGCGATACCGATGTGGTCGATACCGCCGCCGACATGCAGGCCTATGTGGCCGACTGGTGGGGCCGCAACGCCGGCGTCGCCGCCTGCGTGGTGTTCCCGCGCAGCACCGAAGCCGTGTCCAAGGTGCTGGCATGGTGCAACGAACACGACGTGTCGGTGTTCCCGCAGGGCGGCAACACCAGCGTGTGCGGTGGGGCCATCCCCGACCAGCAGGGCTGCAGCATCGTGCTGAACCTGCTGCGCATGAACCGCATTCGCGACATCAACCCGCGCGACAACGCCATGACGGTGGACGGCGGCTGCGTGCTGGGCGTGATCCACGAGGCCGCGTTGTCGGTGGAACGGATCTTCCCGCTGAGCCTGGGTGCGGAAGGCTCCTGCCAGATCGGCGGCAACCTGTCGACCAACGCCGGCGGCACCAACGTCCTGCGCTACGGCAATACCCGCGACCTGGTGCTGGGCGTGGAAGTGGTGCTGCCCGACGGCACCATCTGGAACGGCCTGCGCACCCTGCGCAAGAACAACAGCGGCTACGACATGAAGCACTTGTTCATGGGCGCCGAGGGCACGCTGGGCGTGATCACCGGCGCATCGCTGAAGCTGTTCCCCAAGCCCCGCACCGTAGTCACCGCACTGCTGGGCCTGGCGACCGTGGAAGCTGCCGTCGACGAAGGCCTGCGCCTGCAGGGTGCCTTCCCCGGCACGCTGGACGGCCTGGAAATCATCTCGCGCAGCGAAATGGAAATCGTGCTGGCGCATGCGCACGGCACGCGTGACCCGCTGGCGCAACCCGCCAACTGGTACGTGCTGGTGGAACTGGCCACGCCGCAGGCCAACGACGACACCTTGTCCGAGAAACTGATGACGGTGCTGACGCCGTCATTGGAGTCTGGTGCGATTGAAGATGCGATCGTCGCCAGCAGTGAAAAGCAGCGCCAGGACATATGGAAGATTCGCCATGCGGTGACCGAGTGCAATCGCCATGAAGGCATGGGCCTGTCGCACGACATCGCCGTGCCCATCCACCGCATTCCCGACTTCATCGCCCAGGCCGAAGCCACGGTGAAACGTGAGTTCCCCATCGCCCGCCAGGTGGTGGTGGGCCATATGGGTGACGGCAACCTGCACTACATCACCATGATCCCGCACGACGTGTGGGCAGGCATCGAAGACAAGCCGGCCTACGCACGCCGCGTGGCGCACGCGCTGTACGACATCGCCGCAAGCATGGGCGGGACGTTCAGCGCGGAACACGGCATTGGTTCCGCGCACGTGGCCGAGATGAGCAAGTACAAGGATCCGGTCGAGCTGGCGATGATGCGGCAGGTGAAGGGCTTGTTCGATCCGAAGGGCATCATGAATCCGGGGCGTGTGCTGCCTGCTGCTTGA
- the hutG gene encoding N-formylglutamate deformylase, whose translation MSDPKFVFKQGKSPLLISIPHLGRIIPPQYAARMTDVASQIADTDWHLEQVYAFADELGASVLAATHSRYVIDLNRPPNNESLYPGQTTTGLCPTETFRGEPLYLEGQAPTDADIQERLAGYWKPYHDKLEEEIQRIKAAHGGALLWEAHSIASVLPRLFDGKLPDLNIGTGAGSACSEDIVQAITSSLDDVSDFTWVVNGRFKGGHITRHYGRPAQNIHAVQLEMCQSTYMNETAPFDYRPDLSAQISPVVRKMVTAAVEKLQASLV comes from the coding sequence ATGTCCGACCCGAAATTCGTATTCAAGCAAGGCAAGTCGCCGCTGCTGATCTCCATCCCCCACCTCGGCCGCATCATCCCGCCGCAGTACGCCGCGCGCATGACCGACGTGGCAAGCCAGATCGCCGACACCGACTGGCACCTGGAACAGGTCTACGCCTTCGCCGACGAACTGGGCGCATCCGTGCTGGCCGCCACCCACTCGCGCTACGTCATCGACCTGAACCGCCCGCCGAACAACGAAAGCCTGTATCCCGGCCAAACCACCACCGGCCTGTGCCCCACGGAAACCTTCCGCGGTGAACCGCTGTACCTGGAAGGCCAGGCACCCACCGACGCCGACATCCAGGAACGCCTGGCCGGCTACTGGAAGCCGTACCACGACAAACTGGAAGAAGAAATCCAGCGCATCAAAGCCGCGCACGGCGGCGCACTGCTTTGGGAAGCGCACTCCATTGCCAGCGTGCTGCCCCGCCTGTTCGACGGCAAACTGCCCGACCTGAACATCGGCACCGGCGCAGGCTCCGCATGCAGCGAAGACATCGTGCAGGCAATCACTTCTTCTTTGGACGACGTTAGCGATTTCACGTGGGTCGTGAACGGTCGATTCAAGGGCGGTCACATCACCCGCCACTACGGCCGCCCGGCCCAGAACATCCACGCCGTGCAGCTGGAAATGTGCCAATCCACGTACATGAACGAGACCGCACCCTTCGACTACCGGCCCGACCTGTCGGCGCAAATCTCCCCCGTCGTCCGCAAGATGGTCACCGCCGCCGTCGAGAAACTCCAAGCCTCTCTCGTCTAA
- a CDS encoding restriction endonuclease, translating to MFDPARLAVLIADVDSAVSNNEKGARFENLAIYLFEHLDGVEVAEHDIMMASEEIDIVLWNAQREEVLRPWEAVILVECKNWSAHVDAKALDNFIAKLRRRSLKTGIFVAANGVTGGFINGNGNEPGAVGVIRSALQEGIRVIVITLDNIRLMTSLDDIRRLIKTRYCGLYVHKVL from the coding sequence ATGTTCGACCCCGCTCGTTTGGCAGTTTTAATTGCGGATGTCGATTCTGCTGTTTCTAATAATGAAAAGGGTGCGCGATTTGAGAATCTTGCTATCTATTTGTTTGAACATTTAGATGGTGTTGAGGTCGCTGAGCACGATATTATGATGGCATCTGAAGAAATTGATATAGTACTTTGGAATGCCCAGCGAGAAGAGGTGCTTCGTCCATGGGAGGCGGTAATTCTTGTCGAGTGCAAGAACTGGAGTGCTCATGTTGATGCGAAGGCTTTGGATAACTTTATTGCGAAGCTCAGGCGCCGCAGCTTAAAAACAGGAATATTTGTGGCGGCTAATGGGGTTACTGGCGGATTTATAAATGGGAATGGAAATGAGCCGGGGGCTGTGGGTGTAATTCGGAGCGCGCTACAGGAAGGTATTCGCGTGATTGTCATAACTTTAGATAACATTAGGCTGATGACGTCGCTTGATGATATTCGGCGGCTGATTAAGACTCGCTATTGCGGATTGTATGTGCATAAGGTTTTATAG